The nucleotide window CTCTGCACGACGCCTGCTCGGCTGATCACGGCGCAAGACCGGCGACAGAGCCTGTTCGCGGGGGTGTCACCACCGGAGGCGCGCCTCAACCCTAATAGGTACGCCTTCGTCGTGCGATGCACACCGATGTCGCCAGGGCGGGATAGCTGACCCATCCCCGAAATTCAGTCTCCAGTACGGCTTCGGCTTCAGGGAACGATGGTCGCGTTCTCCACATGGAAGGGGCCATAGCTCACGCACTGAGTTCTGCCTCCGGCCCGGGCAGAGCCGACAATTGCATCAAGCACAGCGACATTACACGCGCCCTGCACGCCGCTTACCGCTGGAGCCCCGTTGCCGCGGATGGCGTGGGCGAACCGTTCGAGCTGGAGCGCCAAAGTATCGATGAAGGGTATGGGGCGGTTCTCCATCTCGCCGGACTTATGGACGATCGTGAAACTCGGCCGATCCTCCTTGCTGTCAGGCCTGATCCCGACCACCGATACCGTCGCTTCTGAACCGTGGATGACAAAGCGGTTTGTGTAGGGCGCGCTGTACAGGCAGACCAGACTGGCCGAAAGACCATTCGAAAAAGCTAGGCGCGCCGTAGAGACATCATCCATCGGCACCCGCGTGCCCCGGTGGGAGAAATGAGCTGCTACCTCACTGATCGGCCCGAACAGATGGTGAAGCCAATCGATCACGTGCACCCCCAGCACCGTCATCGCGCCGCCGGGGCACTCTTCGGGAGACGTCCGCCAATGGCCAGGCGAAAACGCCATTGCTTCCGCCGTCGAAAAATTGGCCTCGACATGAAGCAGGCGCCCCAGCGTACCGCTCTCGACGAGCTCCTTCAGCAGGTCGACTTGAGCAAGCAGCCTGCGATTGTGACCGACAGCCAAAACGATTGAGCCGGACCGCGCAGCCTCGACAGCCGTCAGCGCGCCGACCAAGGTCGTGCTGAGCGGCTTTTCGACCAGGACATGCTTGCCGGCGCTCGCAGCTGCGACGATCTGACTGACATGCATCAAGTGCGGCGTGGCCAGAACAATCGCTTCGACCGCTGGATCGGAAAGAACGTCGGCGAAATCTTGTGTCACAGGACAACCAAACCGCCTGCCAAAGCTGGCCCGTTCCGCATCATCGAGCCCACATCCGAGAACGACCTCGATGTGTCCCCTGGTACGGTTGGCGGCCTCGCCCAGCTCTGAGCCCCACCAGCCCGTGCCAACGAAAGCTGTGCGGACAGATTCTGCAATATCGACCACTGCAATAACCGAATCATGCTGAGCAGGTCAGCTTGCGAGATCGCTAGCCGAGCCACGATGGGAATTTCGATCACGTTGTGCGCCGTTGCCTCCGCCAAACGGGCCGAGATGCCCAGCACTCTCAGCTAGGCGCAGCGTGATCAAACTGCCTATAAGCAGACGTCGCCACAGTCGGCAATGGGCCAGACTCGGAAGCTGACACGGTCGCCAAAACCGTATCGGTTTGCGGTTTTCTCCCGTCATGGCATGTTGCTCGCTCGATCGAGGGGGCTGCGATGGCGACCGGTACAGTGAAGTGGTTCAATCCGACCAAGGGTTTTGGGTTCATTCAGCCGGACGACGGGGGCCAGGATGCTTTCGTCCACATCAGTGCCGTCGAGCGGGCAGGAATGCGAGATCTGCGCGAAGGCCAGAAGCTTGGCTATGAACTCGTCCAGGATAAGCGGTCGGGCAAGGCGTCGGCGGATCAGCTGCGAGCCCTGTGAAGCACCGCGCTACTGACCCGAAAGCGGGTCGGACAGCGAACGTCGGCGTCACTGAATGTGACCCAGGCCTCTTTGGGAGTGAAGCTTCCGTGCGCAGGATGAATCACCTCAGACGCCGCCGCATCGGGCGTGATGAGCGCGCATTTCCGTTTGTGCGCCCCGCTCCTCACCTTGCAGCCGAGCCCATCATTTATCGCGCAGGCTGCGCAACCGAGACGGTGGCGATGCCA belongs to Bosea sp. NBC_00550 and includes:
- a CDS encoding Gfo/Idh/MocA family protein produces the protein MVDIAESVRTAFVGTGWWGSELGEAANRTRGHIEVVLGCGLDDAERASFGRRFGCPVTQDFADVLSDPAVEAIVLATPHLMHVSQIVAAASAGKHVLVEKPLSTTLVGALTAVEAARSGSIVLAVGHNRRLLAQVDLLKELVESGTLGRLLHVEANFSTAEAMAFSPGHWRTSPEECPGGAMTVLGVHVIDWLHHLFGPISEVAAHFSHRGTRVPMDDVSTARLAFSNGLSASLVCLYSAPYTNRFVIHGSEATVSVVGIRPDSKEDRPSFTIVHKSGEMENRPIPFIDTLALQLERFAHAIRGNGAPAVSGVQGACNVAVLDAIVGSARAGGRTQCVSYGPFHVENATIVP
- a CDS encoding cold-shock protein — protein: MATGTVKWFNPTKGFGFIQPDDGGQDAFVHISAVERAGMRDLREGQKLGYELVQDKRSGKASADQLRAL